A window of the Candidatus Hydrogenedentota bacterium genome harbors these coding sequences:
- the dcd gene encoding dCTP deaminase: MSTITKVALEERLRNTNPVERLVITPMLTVEQVGGASIDVRLGNQFILFHTHTFGAFDKKELTGRLRAAQERFIVPYGGSFVLHPGMLVLAATLEYFSLPYNLECQIEGRSSWARVGLQIATASTVEPLFKGVVTLELSNVGTIPLRLHPGIRIAQAVFHDAVPSVSCVEARKRKYHGAIGPEFSKVHEDKDIEIFSQTLSR; encoded by the coding sequence ATGAGTACTATCACCAAAGTCGCCCTTGAAGAACGACTTAGGAACACGAATCCTGTCGAACGGCTGGTCATTACACCAATGCTGACAGTAGAGCAAGTTGGTGGGGCATCAATCGACGTTCGATTGGGAAATCAATTTATATTGTTTCACACCCATACATTTGGAGCTTTCGACAAGAAAGAATTGACGGGTAGGCTTAGGGCCGCTCAGGAACGCTTCATTGTCCCGTACGGGGGGAGTTTTGTGCTTCATCCTGGCATGCTGGTACTTGCGGCGACTCTCGAGTATTTCTCACTTCCCTACAATCTTGAATGCCAAATTGAAGGTAGATCCTCTTGGGCGAGGGTGGGTCTTCAGATCGCAACAGCGTCTACAGTTGAACCGTTATTTAAGGGAGTCGTCACGCTGGAGTTATCCAACGTCGGAACTATTCCCCTGCGACTACATCCTGGTATTCGAATAGCTCAAGCTGTATTTCACGACGCAGTTCCTTCTGTATCTTGTGTCGAGGCTCGAAAGAGAAAGTACCATGGGGCAATCGGCCCTGAGTTTAGCAAGGTCCATGAAGACAAGGACATCGAGATTTTCAGCCAGACTCTCAGCCGATGA